The stretch of DNA ACGAAGTCGACAGCACCTGGACCCTCAAGAACCTGCAGGACTTGGTCACGAATGCCGAATCAACCGGCGGCTGGCTTCAGTTGACCTTCCACCACATCGCGGTCGGCACCGACCCGACGCTGACCATCAGCCCCGCGCTCTTCGAGAGCTTCATCACCTGGCTCGCGGCGCGGACGGCCAATGGATCGACGTCGGTCCGAACCGTTGCCCAGGCACTAGGCCAGTCCGCGGCAACGGCACCGGCACCGGCACCCGCACGATGAGCGCAGACGCCGGGCCGAGGTCGCTCTGGTCTGCGGGCTTCACCCGGGTGTCCGGGCGGACGTCGGGCGCAACAGCGGACCCGTCGCCACGGCGGACGAAATAATCCGGGACGTCCGAATGCCGGGGGAGCGGTGCAGGCAAGCCGATGCGCAAGGGCTGGGATGAGATACCGACAACGTCCGGGTGAAAGTCCAGGGACATCAGGTGATCACGTTCGCACCAGGATTCGAACCCGATATGGCGCCCGTTCGTCCCGCACCACCACAAGCCGGCGAAGTTGCTTTGGCCCTTGAACGCTCCCGCTACGGCTGGTCGGGGGCCACGACAGCGGACTTGTCCGTCCTCGCGGCAGCGCCGGGGCCAGCTACGACAACACACCCTACGCCCTTGGCTCAGCTTTCCCGCCCACCGGCGGAAATCAGGCCAAAGCAGTCATCCACGCATACGACTCGTGCGCACTTCTGGTGTTTAGTACCGTTTTTCCACCGGCGTATTCTGCAGTAACAGAAACCAGAGAACCGCCGCGTGCGGCAAGCAAGGCCGTGTGTTCGGCTCGTGTCCACGCTGTCTCGAGGAGGCATCATGGAGGGTGAGAGCGATGGCAATCGAGCTAGACTGAGCCCGCGCGTCCGGATCGCGGTGAACGTGTTCCTGCTGGCTGTGCTGATCATCGTTTCTGTGGGCATTGCCAGCGGTGTCCTGCCGTTCTATGTTGTGGGAGCCGCGATAACGGGACTCCTCGTGGGCCAGCCCTCCGGCGCGGATCGTAAGCCCCCGACCGCTATCGAGGGACGTCTTGCTTGGTGGAAGCGCAGGGAACGCGGGACCTTCTATACAGCGTGGTGGGTGCTCATGCTGTTGGCTGGTTTCCTGATTCCATGGCTTTCCGTCGACGGAGTGGACTGGCGAACGGCATTGGTATTAGGAGTCATGGCCATCCCTCCGTGGATCATTCTCCGCAATCCTCCTGAACGTCCATGGACCCTGGCCGGCTTACGAAGTACGACGTCAATTGCGTGATCGTTGCGGACCGTTAAAGGATTCTCCTAGCGTTCATGGGGGTTTGCCTCGTTTCGGGTGCCGGCACGGGGTTCCAGTCCGATGGCTTTGTAGCATTGGTCGATTAGTTCCATGGTTTGGACGGCGTCGTCACTGTCTGTGGGCATGGGGATTCCGTGCCGGATCAGGGCGGTGAAAGCGTCCAGCTGATAGGTGTAGGAGGATCGTGTGCCCGGGTGTTCGATCCGTTGGCCGTCAGCCGTTTTCACCTCGAGGCTGTCATCGGTGTGAGGGAGGATGAAATTTGCCACGGTGGCTTGTCCCTGGCTTCCGATGGCGCGGTAGGTCATTTCGGCTCGGGTCCCGTTCATATTGCATCGTGCCGTTGCGGTGATTCCGGAGGGATAGACCAGATCAGCGTCAACCCATTCGTCCACTCCGGGCAGGCCGGTCCGTTCGGCTCCCCGGGCGTTGATGAGGGTGGGATTCCCGCCTGCCAGGGGGGCCATGGCCCGGATGGCATGGAGGCTGTAGCAGCCCAGGTCCATGAGTGCTCCGCCCGCGAGTGGCAGTGACCACCGGGGGTCTTCGGGTGGCGGGGGCGGAATCATCACCATGGTTTCGACGCGCTGGAGTTCGCCGAGTTCCCCGGAGGCGACGAGTTCGTGGAGTCTCTTTGTGACGGGGTGGTAGAGATAGTGGAATCCGTCGACGACCTTGACGCCCGCGCGTTTGCCTGCGTCGCGCACTTCTCTGGCTTCTGCTGCGTTGGCGGCGAACGGTTTCTCTGACAGGACGTGTTTTCCCGCGGCGATGGCTGCCAGGTTCCATCGTGCGTGCAGCGAGTTGGCCAGCGGGTTGTAGACCGCTTCGATCTCCGGGTCATTGACCAGCTCTTCGTAGGAGCCGAGTACCCGTTCGACGCCGTACCGGTCGGCAAAGTCCTGTGCCCGGTCCCGGTCGCGGGCTGCGACGGCCACCAGCCGCGCACCTGTCAGCCTGGCAGGTTCAATGATGGATGTGGGGCTGACGCGGGACGCTCCCAGGATGCCGATGCGCAGCGGTGCTTCTTCTGGATCCATCGGTGGAGTCCTTTCTGGTTTCTGATGTCGCCTTCGCCCGGCCGTATTGGTCACACCGTCCCGGCCCGGTGAGCTACTGCTTGAAGGCGGCGTCGAAGGAGGTGTTCGACGCCGGGAAGTCGTACTTTTTGAGGGCGGCGAGGGCTTCGGGGGCGCCGTGGAGGCGGTCCATGCCGGCGTCTTCCCATTCGATGCTGATGGGGCCGTTATAGCCGATCGCGGTGAGGGCGCGGAAGGACGATTCCCAGGGCACATCGCCTCGGCCTGCGGAGACGAAGTCCCAGCCGCGGCGCGGGTCGCCCCAGGGCAGGTGGGAGCCCAGGACCGTGTTGCGGCCGGTGGGGCGCAGCTTGGTGTCCTTGCAGTCCACGTGGTAGATCCGGTCCTTGAAGTCCCAGATGAAGGAGACCGGGTCGATGCCCTGCCACATGAAGTGGGAGGGGTCCCAGTTGAGGCCGAACGCTTCGCGGTGGCCGATCGCCTCGAGGGTGCGGACGGTGGTCCAGTAGTCGTAGGCGATTTCGGAGGGATGGACTTCGTGGGCGAAGCGGACTCCGCATTCGTCGAAGACGTCCAGGATGGGGTTCCAGCGGTCGGCGAAGTCCTGGTAGCCGGCCTCGATGACCTCTTCCGGGACGGGGGGGAACATCGCGACGTATTGCCAGATGGAGGAGCCGGTGAAGCCGACGACGGTGTCCACGCCGAGGGCTTTGGCGAGCCGGGCGGTGTGTTTCATTTCCTCGGCGGCGCGGGTGCGGACGCCTTCGGGGTCGCCGTCGCCCCAGACCTTGGACCCCACGATTCCCTGGTGGCGGAAGTCGATGGGGTCATCGCAGACGGCCTGGCCTTTGAGGTGGTTGGAGATGGCCCAGACCTTGAGGCTGTACTTTTCCAGGACGGCGAGCTTGGAGCCGACGTAGCCGGGTTCGTCCCAGCGCCAGGCGTCCAGATGGTCACCGGACACGGCGATTTCCAGGCCGTCATAGCCCCAGCCGGAGGCCAAACGCGCGACTTCCTCGAAGGGCAGGTCGGCCCACTGGCCGGTGAACAGGGTGTACGGGCGGGGCATGTCAGGCTCCTTGCCTTTACCGGATTCTCCGGCTTGGGGCTGATCGTCGGTTTCGGGTCGATGCGTCCGGATCAAAGGTTGTCGGTCCGGCTATCGCAACGCTTGCTGCCTTTTCGGATTTCCGTTCTTGAGGTCCGGGGACTGCGGGTCGGGTACGGCCAGGAAAATACCGGGCATTGCGGCCGCAGACCCCGCACCATGTGGTGAGTCCGGGATTCTCAGATGGCTTGGGCTTTCTTCATGCAGTCCTTGACGTAAGCATCGGACGCGCGAAGGTGTTCACCGATTTTTTCGAAGCTCCATCCCTGCGTTCCGTGGCATTTGAGGCTGGCGACGCCTTCATACCCGACACGGCGCAGTGTTCCCAGCATTACGGAGTGATCCAGTGTTCCGTCGGGGCGGGGGAGTTGCTGGTCGGCGGGACCGAAGTTCAGCCCGTCTGTGCCGTGGCGGTAGGCGCGGTCGATGTCCCAGATGTAGTAGTAGAAGAGCCGCTTGCGTTCGGCGAGGAACGTGATCGCTTCGCTGATGGTGTCCTGCATCACCCACAGGTGCGGGGGAGCGATGCAGACGCCGAGGTAGGGGTCGTCGATGTCGCGGATGAGCCGTTTCATCTGGGCGAGCGTGTCAACGCCTT from Arthrobacter sp. PAMC25564 encodes:
- a CDS encoding Gfo/Idh/MocA family oxidoreductase — protein: MDPEEAPLRIGILGASRVSPTSIIEPARLTGARLVAVAARDRDRAQDFADRYGVERVLGSYEELVNDPEIEAVYNPLANSLHARWNLAAIAAGKHVLSEKPFAANAAEAREVRDAGKRAGVKVVDGFHYLYHPVTKRLHELVASGELGELQRVETMVMIPPPPPEDPRWSLPLAGGALMDLGCYSLHAIRAMAPLAGGNPTLINARGAERTGLPGVDEWVDADLVYPSGITATARCNMNGTRAEMTYRAIGSQGQATVANFILPHTDDSLEVKTADGQRIEHPGTRSSYTYQLDAFTALIRHGIPMPTDSDDAVQTMELIDQCYKAIGLEPRAGTRNEANPHER
- a CDS encoding sugar phosphate isomerase/epimerase, whose product is MPRPYTLFTGQWADLPFEEVARLASGWGYDGLEIAVSGDHLDAWRWDEPGYVGSKLAVLEKYSLKVWAISNHLKGQAVCDDPIDFRHQGIVGSKVWGDGDPEGVRTRAAEEMKHTARLAKALGVDTVVGFTGSSIWQYVAMFPPVPEEVIEAGYQDFADRWNPILDVFDECGVRFAHEVHPSEIAYDYWTTVRTLEAIGHREAFGLNWDPSHFMWQGIDPVSFIWDFKDRIYHVDCKDTKLRPTGRNTVLGSHLPWGDPRRGWDFVSAGRGDVPWESSFRALTAIGYNGPISIEWEDAGMDRLHGAPEALAALKKYDFPASNTSFDAAFKQ